A genomic stretch from Ovis canadensis isolate MfBH-ARS-UI-01 breed Bighorn chromosome 5, ARS-UI_OviCan_v2, whole genome shotgun sequence includes:
- the PCYOX1L gene encoding prenylcysteine oxidase-like yields the protein MAHAARLLAALAALLAAAATGDARPSKIAVVGAGIGGSAVAHFLQQHFGPRVQIDVFEKGTVGGRLATISVNKQHYESGAASFHSLSLHMQGFVKQLGLRHRREVGGRSAIFNGENFVLEETDWYLLNLFRLWWHYGISFLRLQMWVEEVMEKFMRIYKYQAHGYAFSGVEELLYSLGESAFVNMTQRSVAESLLQVGVTQRFIDDVVSAVLRASYGQSAAMPAFAGAMSLAGAQGSLWSVEGGNKLVCSGLLKLTKANVIHATVTTVTLQPTEGKPLYRVRYEDEAGTGSDNYDIVVIATPLHLDNSSTIAFEGFDPPIDVVQGSFQPTIVSLVHGYLNSSYFGFPDPKLFPFANILTTDFPSFFCALDNICPVNISASFRRKQPQEAAVWRVQSPQPLLRSQLKTLFRSYYSVQTAEWQAHPVHSPHTPLPRFTLHDQLFHLNALEWAASSVEVTAVAAKNVALLAFNRWYQDLDKIDQKDLMHKVKTEL from the exons CTGTGGTTGGAGCTGGAATCGGGGGCTCTGCTGTGGCCCACTTCCTCCAACAGCACTTTGGCCCCCGGGTGCAGATCGATGTGTTCGAGAAGGGGACCGTGGGTGGCCGCCTAGCCACCATCTCCGTCAACAAGCAGCACTATGAGAGTGGCGCCGCCTCCTTTCACTCCCTGAGCCTCCACATGCAGGGTTTCGTCAAGCAGCTGG GGCTGCGGCACCGGCGcgaggtgggaggcaggagcgCCATCTTCAATGGGGAGAACTTCGTGCTGGAGGAGACAGACTGGTACCTGCTGAACCTCTTCCGCCTCTGGTGGCACTACGGCATCAGCTTCCTGAGACTGCAGATGTGGGTGGAGGAGGTCATGGAGAAGTTCATGAG GATCTATAAGTACCAGGCCCATGGTTATGCCTTCTCGGGTGTGGAGGAACTGCTCTACTCGCTGGGAGAATCCGCCTTCGTCAACATGACCCAGCGCTCCGTGGCTGAGTCCCTGCTCCAGGTGGGCGTCACCCAGCGCTTTATCGATGACGTAGTCTCCGCCGTCCTGCGGGCCAGCTATGGCCAGTCAGCAGCGATGCCCGCCTTTGCCG GAGCCATGTCTCTAGCCGGGGCCCAAGGTAGCCTGTGGTCTGTGGAGGGAGGCAACAAGCTGGTTTGTTCTGGTCTGCTGAAGCTCACCAAAGCCAACGTGATCCACGCCACAGTGACCACTGTGACCCTGCAGCCAACGG AGGGGAAACCCTTGTATCGGGTCAGGTATGAGGATGAGGCGGGCACGGGCTCTGACAACTATGACATAGTGGTCATCGCCACCCCCCTGCACCTGGACAACAGCAGCACCATCGCCTTTGAAGGATTCGACCCACCCATCGATGTCGTCCAGGGCTCTTTCCAGCCCACCATCGTCTCCTTGGTCCATGGCTACCTCAACTCTTCCTACTTTGGCTTCCCCGACCCCAAGCTTTTCCCCTTTGCCAATATCCTTACCACAGATTTCCCCAGCTTCTTCTGTGCCCTGGACAACATCTGTCCCGTCAACATCTCGGCCAGCTTCCGGCGGAAGCAGCCTCAGGAGGCCGCTGTTTGGCGAGTCCAgtccccccagcccctcctccggTCCCAGCTGAAGACCCTCTTTCGCTCCTATTACTCAGTCCAGACGGCCGAGTGGCAGGCCCACCCCGTCCATAGCCCCCACACCCCCCTCCCACGGTTCACACTGCATGACCAGCTCTTCCACCTCAATGCCCTGGAGTGGGCGGCCAGCTCCGTGGAGGTGACGGCTGTGGCAGCCAAGAATGTGGCACTGCTGGCTTTCAACCGCTGGTACCAGGACCTAGACAAGATTGACCAAAAGGATTTGATGCACAAGGTGAAGACTGAGCTGTGA